GATGTTGTCTCACcttgctatcttaagatgaatgcactaattggaagtctgctaaatgactcaaatgtagttCCAGTGAAATCTCTCATTCTGTGTTGGCATGAGAAGTGGTATGGCTGGTCCTGTTAACTATTTGGGTGCTACACTTTATCTAGGCAGTATGAAGTGGGAGAAGGTCCAAGCCAAAGGAGACATCCCCCCGGGGGTGGCTGCCCACTCAGCTGTGGCCCTCGGAAAGAACATCTACATCTTTGGAGGGATGACCCCAGAAGGGGCCAGCAATGCAATGTACAGATTTCAGTGTGGTGAGGCCAAAAATATCTACTTTGGAATGTTTAATGAATGTGGTATTTAttctggatccccattagttgctgccaaggtCTGGCAAAATGAAGGCcgttataccattttaaaaacattacaatacattcataacagatttcacaacacactaagtgcgTGCccttcaggcccctactccactaccacatatatatacaacacaaaatcaaatcaaatgtatttatatagcccttcgtacatcagctgatatctcaaagtgctgtacagaaacccagcctaaaaccccaaacagcaagcaatgcaggtgtagaagatccatgtgtacatgtgtgtttagtgcgtatgttatcatgtgtgtgtgtgtatgcatgtgctgCCTCTATGTttatgttgcttcacagtccccgctgttccataaggtgtagttttATCTGTTTTTTCAATCTGATTCTACTACTTGGAATAGAGTTTCATGTAGTCAAGCCTCTATgcagtactgtgcgcctcccacaGTCTGTTCTggacaagtagtgatgaagtcagtctctcctccactttgagccaagagagattgacatgcatattagtAATATTTGCTCTCTGTACATCCAAGTGCCAGCCGTGCTGCACTGTTCTGAGCCAATGGCAATTTCCTAAgttcctctttgtggcacctgaccacacgactgaacagtagtccaggtgcaacaaaactatggcctgtaggacctgccttgttgatagtgctgttaaggcagagcagcgctttattatggacagacttctcccaatCTTAGTTACTGTTGTattaatatgttttgaccatgaccgtttacaatccagggttacttcaagcagtttagtcacctcaacttgctcaatttccacattgtttattacaagatttagttgaggtttaaggcttagtgaatgatttgtcccaaatacaatgcttttagtttttgaaatatttaggattaacttattccttgccacccattctgaaatgaactgcagctctttaagtgttgcagtcatttcagtcctgtagtagctgacgtgtatagtgttgagtcatccggaTACATAGAGACACTGGCTTTGCTCAAGGCcaatggcatgtcattagtaaagattgaaaaaagtaaggggcctagacagctgccctggggaattcctgattctacctggagaCAGGTGAAAGAAGGATTTTttggaggcttccattaaagaacaccctctgtgttctgttagacaggtaactctttatccacaatatagcaggggggggtgtaaagccatgacacatacgtttttccagcagcagaataTGATTTATAATGTCAAAAGCCTCACTGAGGTCTAACacaacagcccccacaatctttttatcatcaatttctctcgtGTAAGTGCTGTGGTTGTtgaatttgtttactgtaaaattgcattgtatctggtcaaacacaaacacaagggttggtaacaggctgattggtcggctatttgagccactGAAGGGGGCATTATTATTCCAAGGTATTGGAATTACTTTTGCCTACCTCCagacctgagggcacacactttctagtaggcttaaattgaagatgtggcaatgtCGGCcgcaattttccatccaagttctcagaccccggtggcttgtcattgttgatagacaattttttcacctcttccacactcactttacagaattcaaaattacagTTGTCTTTCATAAtgtggtcagatatacttggatgtgtagagTCAGCAGTTGTTGCTGGCACGTCATGCATAATCTTGcaaattaaaaaaattactttggcttctgataatcctgggagtgtctgattccctaatcggactaaccaacccccaaaaacaactcatctcttacagtctcatttcggcaaaaaaactaatcttgttgttctggaaaaagagggaagcgcccactaccaaattatggctcagcgaattggcaaacactgtacacttagaaaggattagatatattctgaacaataaattattaacatttgatcagatctggcagcctttcctctcttacttggaccattcggcgctgtgaatttgtactttttaacgcactctccattgtaatattttaatccacctctgggcagcacgtgctggcaccgccacccgagcagcggggaggggtataaggggaagggataaagggggggagggataaagggggggagggataaagggggggaacaaggggggggtgacacccaccctctttctttctacctgtccttgttttgtatgtcttgttttgtaataattgttttgtacccagaactctggatctttttatttctgtctgctcttttatgtttagttaaaaattgtatacctgcctttcatacctatacaccattcctgtgtgtgttcaataaaaaatatttgaacggAAAAAAATTacgtagttggcaatatcagtcggTGTTGTGATGAATGATGGATCTGAGTCTTCCTTTTTTACCAACATTTCATTGAatgtgctccaaagctttttattaTAATTCTTTcaattatctttgtttcatagtgtagtttcttcagTTTGGTCACATTTCTTCTACTTTTGCAGTACGtcgctctctcccccaccctgtatATTGCGTCGTTTCTCTACTTTCAGATGTAATAATTGCGACACAAAGTCACTGTTGTGTATCCTGGAGCGAATATTTACTGACAGCCATACTGTTTTGGGATACTAATGCACCTTGAGTTTTGTTTTACTCTTCTCATCCTGTGCAGACAAAAGGCTCTGGACCCTGTTGAGGTTTGAAGGGAACATGCCACCCAACAGACTGGACCACTCCATGTGCGTCCTACCCTGGAGAGTAAGGCCTGAGAGcaccagtggagagagagaccaggcccAGAGCTCCTCAGCGTCAGGGACCGTACAGCTGGCATTTGTGTTTGGAGGGATGGACACTCAGGGGGTCATACACAGTGACTGTGTTGTAACTGTTCTAACATGACCTTGATAGCTACTGCTCTGGGAAATACCATGTGCCTGTATGTTGAACTATTTGTCAATAATATTGCTGCAGTTAATTTTAGCACTACCTTTTTCAAACAAATCCAACCAGTGTCATAAGCTGCCCATCCATCCAATGACATGATCATGGATCAGATGTTGGTTCAGTGCCAGTAGAGCCTAATTTACACCCCACATACAGAACTACAAGTATCTCTGCAAAATGGTGTTGCATGGCAGATGCGCACAGGCTATagcgcagggctctccaaccctgttcctggagaactgcAGTCCTTATAAGCTGACCAGGTTAGTTAACTGTGGGTGGAGTGAAAATCTACAggaaggtatctctccaggaaaagggttggagagccctgccagAGAGCGCTTAACATTTATGTAGTCAACTGTGTGGGATGTTAAACTTCATTAGCTGATCCCTCCAATCGGTGTATCAGGAGGGAGAAAAAAAAGCAAATCCagaaaattgactacttcaaaatggagatagcctcaatggcactgcccatgctgtcacagatggTATTATGGTGCAGACCCCCAAATCATAACTCAACGCAGTTACATGAATTTTAAACATGGAATAGTTTGGAAATTAACAGTTAATGTTCTGTGGTCAGATGCAATAGGACTCTACCCGCTGCACACAGCCAACGTCCGTTGTGTCTCTTAACATATGATTACCCATCAGACATGTGTAAATTGATGCAGAATAATATCAGAGACAAATCAAAGACATTTGTATCAAACATTTATTTCAATGTCTTTACAGTAGAAAGTAATTTCTACAATGACCAGATTCAATAAATAACTTGTTAACATTGCTTGTGAACATGTTACCCTTTAACCCAGAAACCCCAGTCTAGCACCCACCCCACTAAACCCTCCCCCTAGAGAACTCCTTTTCAAACTGCCTAAGAACAGCAGCGAGCCTCAAACAGGCTGACTAGTATACCTCCGCCACTCAGCGAAGAGAACGTCCCTCACGTTGAAACAATATTTCACAAGTCTTTCCAGCAGATTCATGGTTGCGTTTTTTGCAGCCCCCTTTCTCACCATTTTAAGTCCAATATGTACATCTGTGCCACTCGACAGCCTTACAACTCATCCTTGTCGCCCTGATCtgcctctccctcttcttctcctccctcagGCGGGGGTCCACCTGCGCTTCCGTAAAGCTTGCTGACGATCGGCTGCACCACCTCTTCCAGCTCCTTCTTCTTTGCCTGGAAGTCCTCCAGCTCAGCCTCTTGGTGAGACTCCATCCACTCAATCTTCTCCTCTACTGCTTTCTCTATGGTTTCCTTGTCCTCGGCTGACAGCTTGCCACCCAGCTTCTCCTTGTCGCCGATCTGGTTCTTGAGCGAGTAGGCGTAGCTTTCAAGCTCGTTGCGGGCATCAATGCGTTCCTTCAACTTCTTGTCCTCGTCGGCGAAGCGCTCAGCATCGTTGACCATGCGCTCAATGTCCTCGGGAGTCAGGCGGTTCTGGTCATTGGTGATGGTGATCTTGTTCTTGTTGCCTGTTCCCTTGTCCTCGGCTGTGACGCGCAGGATGCCGTTGACGTCAATCTCGAAGGTGACCTCGATCTGGGGCACACCACGAGGTGCGGGGGGGATGCCAGTCAGGTCGAAGGTTCCCAGCAGGTGGTTGTCTTTGGTCAGGGGACGCTCACCTGGATGAAGGCGAGAAGCAGAATTTTAAACAGATGTCATTTTTTACAGTGGAAAACACCATTTATGGATGTAGCAACATGGGGCAGCGATTAATCAAAGGAGCTTACCCTCGTAAACTTTGATGGTGACAGTGGGCTGGTTGTCAGAGGCGGTGGAGAAGATCTGGGACTTCTTGGTTGGCACCACAGTGTTTCTGGGGATCAGCTTGGTCATGACTCCTCCCACAGTCTCAATACCCAGGGTCAGGGGGCACACATCCAGAAGAACCAAGTCACCTGATGGACAAGACAGGAAACCATTAGTTGTGATGTACATAATAGGACAGCACTGATGTGTTATGACCTGTAGGTATCCATTGTTTGGTTTAAAATCTAAGCATCTAGCCTACATATCCTTATGTATAAATAATGAAGATACCTCAGGGTATAGCCTTAACTTAGCATAGTGCATGGCGTAAGCACATGGACCAAGACCCACCTGTGTCCTCCTCTCCAGACAGCACTCCAGCCTGCACGGCAGCTCCATAGGCCACAGCCTCATCGGGGTTGATGCCCCTAGAGGGCTCCTTGCCGTTGAAGAACTCCTTCACCAGCTGCTGGACCTTGGGGATACGGGTAGAGCCACCCACCAAGACAATCTCGTCAATGTCGGTCTTCTTTAAGTCAGAGTCCTCCATCACCTTCTGCACGGGCTTCATGGTGGAACGGAACAGGTCCTGATAGACAAGTAATACAAATGGCAAATTAAAAGAGGTTCCATGAATGTGTTTTCAATTTGAATGTTCCAAAATCAATGGGCCAGCAGTGTCACTGTTATATGGTCATTTGAACCAACTTACCATGTTGAGCTCCTCAAACTTGGCACGGGTCAAGGTTTCTGAGAAGTCCTCTCCGTCGAAGAAGGACTCAATCTCAATGCGAGCCtggtgctgggcagacaggcCTCTCTTGGCCTTCTCCACCTCACGACGCAGCTTCTGCACCGCACGGTTGTCCTTGCGCACGTCCTTACCGTTCTTCTTCTTGTACAGCTTGATGAAGTGCTCCATGACACGCTGGTCAAAGTCCTCTCCTCCCAAGTGAGTGTCGCCGTTGGTGGCGACTACCTCAAACACGCCGTTGTCGATGGTCAGGAGGGAAACATCAAAGGTGCCGCCACCCAGGTCGAACACCAGGATGTTCTTCTCACCGTCCTTCTTGTCCAGGCCGTAGGCGATGGCAGCTGCAGTTCTGGAATAGAGGGAAACAGATGTAACCAGCATGGTATTGGCAGATATTTTCAGTGATTGAAATAAATATTGGGCCAGTCATTCTAATGTTAATTCagtttctgcattgtgaagacaAACACACTTACGGCTCGTTGATGATCCTCATGACATTCAGGCCGGCAATGACTCCAGCATCCTTGGTGGCCTGCCGCTGGGCGTCATTGAAGTAGGCGGGGACAGTGACCACAGCGTGTGTCACTTTCTTTCCCAGGTAAGCCTCGGCGGTTTCCTTCATTTTGGTGAGAACCATGGCAGAGATCTCCTCTGGAGCGAAGGTCTTCAGCTGACCTCCACCGATGTCCACCTGAATATGGGGCTTGCTCTTCTTCTCGATAACCTAGAAGATTTAAGTAGCCACCATTAAGCATTTCTCCTCTAAAAACAATTTCAGAGCTACTTCAGCATAGTTATATGCTGAATAAGTAGTATATTATTTGCATAGTGAGTGCTTCAGGCGATTAGGGCAGGGAGTGTGTTTGTTAGGGCTCACCTTGAAGGGGAAGTACTTGATGTCATGCTGCACAGCAGAATCAGTCCAGGCTCGGCCAATCAGTCTCTTGGCATCAAAAACTGTGTTCTCAGGGTTGGAGGTGAGCTGGTTCTTGGCGGCGTCACCGATTAAACGCTCCCCCTCTGCAGTGAAGGCCACATAGGATGGAGTGATGCGATTTCCCTGGTCGTTGGCAATGATCTCAACACGGCCATTCTTGAACACACCAACACTGGAAAAGGAGAAGCATATAGATGAGAACCATGGAAAGTATCAACTACATCACTTGACATGATACGCTAGAGTCCTTTAGCCAAATGATTGGGAGTATGAGACCAAAGATTACATTGTCTATTCATTACAAAATGCTTACCAGGAATAGGT
The Salvelinus fontinalis isolate EN_2023a chromosome 10, ASM2944872v1, whole genome shotgun sequence DNA segment above includes these coding regions:
- the LOC129864129 gene encoding endoplasmic reticulum chaperone BiP; translated protein: MRLLCVVLLVASSVFADDDDKRESVGTVVGIDLGTTYSCVGVFKNGRVEIIANDQGNRITPSYVAFTAEGERLIGDAAKNQLTSNPENTVFDAKRLIGRAWTDSAVQHDIKYFPFKVIEKKSKPHIQVDIGGGQLKTFAPEEISAMVLTKMKETAEAYLGKKVTHAVVTVPAYFNDAQRQATKDAGVIAGLNVMRIINEPTAAAIAYGLDKKDGEKNILVFDLGGGTFDVSLLTIDNGVFEVVATNGDTHLGGEDFDQRVMEHFIKLYKKKNGKDVRKDNRAVQKLRREVEKAKRGLSAQHQARIEIESFFDGEDFSETLTRAKFEELNMDLFRSTMKPVQKVMEDSDLKKTDIDEIVLVGGSTRIPKVQQLVKEFFNGKEPSRGINPDEAVAYGAAVQAGVLSGEEDTGDLVLLDVCPLTLGIETVGGVMTKLIPRNTVVPTKKSQIFSTASDNQPTVTIKVYEGERPLTKDNHLLGTFDLTGIPPAPRGVPQIEVTFEIDVNGILRVTAEDKGTGNKNKITITNDQNRLTPEDIERMVNDAERFADEDKKLKERIDARNELESYAYSLKNQIGDKEKLGGKLSAEDKETIEKAVEEKIEWMESHQEAELEDFQAKKKELEEVVQPIVSKLYGSAGGPPPEGGEEEGEADQGDKDEL